The proteins below are encoded in one region of Candidatus Flexicrinis proximus:
- a CDS encoding cellulase family glycosylhydrolase, producing MTPTPAGELPTVVPTLQSVEPSATLRSLATLGSVVDENYTLEPTRTPVFTAGPPTETVPPRPSTFTPGPSWTPITPQPTSSPTPDPNAGPPTAIPTAIPMLDRSRMGIQLLGNAARAEWDASLTRAKELGVEWIKVQVNWGFLQPDGYDPNHQRFNDFHINIETADQFGFKVMLSIAKAPQWTRANHTGDGPPDNPQALGDFISMMLSTKIGPIIDAIEIWNEPNLRIDWGTDVYPFTGEGYMRLFGPAYGAIRGYRGDITVITAGLAPTANTDGTRNDREFLREMYASGLGNFQDIVVGAHPYGWANSPDSRCCDQSADRGWDDQPQFFFLNNLDDMRETMNRNGHGNIPIWVTEFGWAVWEDFGIPLPDPAENNLWMLENSPIEQANYAIRAFEIGLNRPDVGVMILWNLNQANPFTLANRQEIAAYSILIMADDQTQYTTARPLFYLLPFATRGG from the coding sequence GTGACGCCAACGCCTGCAGGTGAGCTGCCTACCGTTGTTCCGACACTGCAATCTGTGGAGCCAAGCGCAACGCTGCGTTCTCTGGCGACTCTCGGATCAGTCGTGGATGAGAACTATACGCTGGAACCGACACGGACGCCGGTGTTCACGGCCGGGCCGCCCACAGAAACTGTACCGCCGCGCCCATCAACGTTTACGCCCGGGCCAAGTTGGACTCCAATCACACCGCAACCGACCAGTTCACCAACCCCGGACCCGAACGCCGGGCCGCCGACCGCCATCCCCACAGCGATCCCGATGTTGGACAGGTCACGTATGGGCATCCAGCTGCTCGGAAACGCCGCGCGCGCAGAATGGGACGCATCACTGACGCGGGCAAAAGAGTTGGGCGTTGAGTGGATCAAAGTCCAGGTCAACTGGGGCTTCCTTCAGCCCGATGGTTACGACCCCAATCATCAGCGTTTCAACGACTTTCACATCAATATCGAGACCGCCGACCAGTTCGGCTTTAAGGTGATGCTGAGTATCGCCAAGGCGCCCCAGTGGACCCGCGCGAACCACACCGGGGACGGTCCGCCGGATAACCCGCAAGCGCTTGGCGACTTCATTTCCATGATGCTGTCGACCAAGATTGGCCCGATCATCGACGCCATTGAAATTTGGAACGAGCCTAATCTTCGCATCGACTGGGGAACGGATGTATATCCGTTTACCGGCGAAGGCTATATGCGGCTCTTTGGTCCGGCTTACGGCGCGATTCGCGGCTACCGGGGCGACATTACAGTGATCACGGCAGGCTTGGCCCCAACAGCCAACACGGATGGCACGCGCAACGACCGCGAGTTTCTGCGTGAAATGTACGCATCTGGGTTAGGAAATTTTCAGGACATTGTGGTCGGAGCGCACCCCTATGGCTGGGCGAACTCACCAGACTCTCGCTGCTGTGACCAGAGCGCCGACCGCGGTTGGGACGATCAGCCTCAGTTCTTTTTCCTAAATAATCTCGACGATATGCGCGAGACAATGAATCGAAACGGGCACGGAAACATACCCATCTGGGTCACGGAGTTTGGGTGGGCGGTGTGGGAAGACTTCGGCATTCCGCTGCCTGATCCCGCTGAAAACAACTTATGGATGCTCGAAAACTCCCCAATCGAGCAGGCGAACTATGCAATCCGCGCCTTCGAAATTGGGCTCAACCGCCCGGATGTCGGCGTGATGATTCTGTGGAATCTCAACCAGGCCAATCCGTTCACGCTGGCGAACCGTCAGGAAATCGCGGCGTATAGCATCTTGATTATGGCCGATGACCAGACGCAGTATACGACCGCGCGACCCTTGTTCTATCTGCTGCCGTTCGCGACACGCGGCGGATAG
- a CDS encoding WD40 repeat domain-containing protein, producing the protein MKRLLLLLLLLTASVSGYAQPSGVMPQRIRITSENAGDVSLYMLLSRRADRVVWSPGASVLAVVDGSDIDLYRVSDWLAAPQRIRLDQALTDLVFSPDGQLLFTLIPGSVVAWGTSDAAMRDRFIADARRIAVSPNGLQVALLSRQNIVQVVTLETRETFSLSPSIAADDLAFSSDSRRLLISDGTGGAEVIGLALRQSERVMSGTGKSPAVALLGSAAFSGDGRRIFSQAAEGTESIWVWDARSGELLGALNRPAEYQRVYGWGINTRANIATGAAVGLTPEQNAVLLWTLSGGEPIARLRHPGARDSQLSPDGTLIASVGGGTLRLWTAAESLPTPDQAALLSQVNVVAACDVFGVQPSLGEVLDGQSVSLVWSWYAVTAQQVRDYLDAALVRLDLDAANIRPWVFVSKTLPDDANGGNPTVYLYAPVGVLLRGQHLSRVEVTWVVPINDGYADFGPGTANLADGGTCAFSVR; encoded by the coding sequence GTGAAACGACTGCTTCTGCTTCTGTTGCTACTGACAGCGTCGGTTTCGGGCTATGCCCAGCCATCCGGCGTGATGCCGCAGCGCATCCGGATTACGTCGGAAAATGCGGGAGACGTTTCGCTGTATATGCTGCTGAGCCGCCGCGCGGACCGGGTTGTCTGGTCGCCTGGAGCCTCGGTCCTCGCCGTGGTGGATGGCAGCGATATCGACCTGTATCGTGTCTCGGACTGGCTGGCGGCGCCCCAGCGTATTCGCCTGGATCAGGCGTTGACCGATCTCGTATTCAGCCCGGATGGCCAACTTCTCTTCACGCTCATCCCGGGAAGTGTTGTCGCGTGGGGGACGTCAGACGCCGCGATGCGCGACCGGTTCATCGCTGACGCGAGGCGAATTGCCGTGAGCCCAAATGGTTTACAGGTCGCGCTGCTGTCCCGCCAGAACATCGTACAGGTCGTCACGCTTGAAACGCGCGAGACCTTTAGCCTCTCTCCTTCGATCGCTGCTGACGACCTTGCTTTCAGCAGCGACAGCCGGCGGCTTCTGATTAGTGACGGCACAGGGGGCGCGGAAGTGATTGGACTTGCTCTGCGCCAGTCCGAGCGCGTTATGTCAGGGACGGGGAAGTCTCCTGCGGTCGCGCTGCTCGGCTCAGCGGCATTCAGCGGCGATGGCCGCCGGATCTTTAGCCAGGCTGCCGAAGGCACTGAGTCGATCTGGGTGTGGGATGCGCGCAGTGGCGAGCTTCTCGGGGCGTTGAACCGCCCGGCAGAGTATCAGCGTGTTTACGGTTGGGGGATCAACACGCGCGCAAACATCGCAACCGGTGCTGCTGTCGGGTTGACGCCGGAACAAAACGCGGTACTGCTGTGGACCCTCTCCGGCGGGGAACCCATTGCGCGGTTGCGCCATCCAGGAGCGCGTGACTCGCAGCTTAGCCCGGACGGAACCTTGATCGCATCGGTCGGGGGCGGGACGCTGCGGCTGTGGACAGCCGCGGAGTCGCTTCCGACACCTGACCAGGCAGCTTTGCTCAGTCAGGTCAACGTCGTCGCGGCCTGCGACGTGTTTGGCGTTCAGCCGTCACTTGGCGAGGTGCTCGATGGTCAGAGCGTGTCGCTGGTCTGGAGCTGGTATGCCGTGACCGCCCAGCAGGTCCGGGATTATCTGGATGCGGCCCTGGTTCGGCTGGACCTCGACGCGGCCAATATCCGGCCATGGGTCTTCGTTAGTAAAACCCTTCCGGACGATGCGAACGGCGGCAACCCGACCGTTTATCTCTACGCACCTGTCGGCGTACTGCTTCGGGGGCAGCATCTATCACGCGTTGAGGTCACCTGGGTCGTTCCGATCAACGATGGATATGCCGACTTTGGGCCGGGTACTGCCAACCTTGCGGACGGCGGCACGTGCGCGTTTAGTGTGCGTTAA
- a CDS encoding HDIG domain-containing protein produces MNRQQAWETVCEFVKSDSLRKHMLSVECAMRAYAEHYGEDQESWGLVGLLHDFDWEVHPTLEQHPMHGAPILRDRGLSEEDIRTILSHGPLGADDRTTLRDRALFAVDELTGLITAAALVRPSKDVRDVEVQSIKKKWKDKAFARGVNREDVEVGARTLDVDLWDFHVPLVLKAMQAHANELGLDGASS; encoded by the coding sequence ATGAATCGCCAACAAGCATGGGAAACAGTCTGCGAATTCGTGAAGTCCGACAGCCTCCGCAAGCACATGCTGTCCGTCGAGTGTGCGATGCGTGCCTATGCAGAACACTACGGTGAAGACCAGGAAAGCTGGGGTTTGGTAGGGCTTCTCCACGACTTTGACTGGGAAGTCCACCCTACCCTTGAACAGCATCCGATGCACGGCGCACCCATACTACGCGACCGTGGGCTAAGCGAAGAAGACATTCGCACGATCCTGAGCCACGGACCATTGGGAGCTGACGACCGGACGACACTGCGCGACCGGGCACTCTTTGCGGTTGACGAGCTGACTGGGCTTATCACGGCCGCGGCCTTGGTTCGCCCATCAAAAGACGTGCGCGACGTGGAGGTTCAGTCGATAAAGAAGAAGTGGAAGGACAAGGCATTCGCCCGCGGCGTTAACCGCGAAGATGTTGAAGTCGGCGCGAGAACGCTCGATGTCGACTTATGGGACTTCCACGTGCCGCTTGTCCTGAAAGCCATGCAGGCCCATGCGAATGAGTTGGGCCTGGACGGTGCGAGTTCCTAA
- a CDS encoding LysM peptidoglycan-binding domain-containing protein has protein sequence MLKRLIVVVALVLIGGTAFAQDAAGIAVVHQVTYGDTLYSIAVRYGVTVDEIAAANNIAYTWSIKVGQQLTIPGSFVPDTTAQVQNPLVAAAPVQHVIRPGETLAGIAARYGITPDLILRANNIANPNLIYYGQTLNIWTASTVDAGANAAAASAQPSIAADALRHTVRAGETLGTIARSYGVSLSDIIAANALSNPNLVYVGSQIVIPGRTGVAISTTDPGALATYTGAQATVTDGKQVVVDLSEQRVYAFENGNMVFTALASTGLPATPTVLGDYAIYVRLESQTMSGPGYYLPGVQWVQYFFEGYGLHGTYWHNNFGQPMSHGCVNLTNADALWLFNWATIGTPVHVKA, from the coding sequence ATGCTCAAACGCTTGATAGTGGTGGTTGCACTGGTACTTATTGGGGGAACTGCATTTGCGCAGGACGCGGCAGGAATTGCGGTCGTGCATCAGGTGACTTACGGTGATACGTTGTACTCGATTGCCGTGCGCTACGGTGTCACGGTAGACGAAATCGCAGCAGCGAACAACATTGCCTATACGTGGAGTATCAAGGTAGGTCAGCAGCTCACCATTCCGGGATCATTCGTGCCGGACACAACCGCACAAGTACAGAATCCGCTGGTTGCCGCCGCACCTGTCCAACACGTCATCCGCCCGGGGGAGACTCTCGCGGGAATCGCTGCCCGTTACGGAATAACACCTGACCTGATCCTGCGTGCCAATAACATCGCTAATCCCAACTTGATCTATTACGGACAGACGCTCAACATCTGGACTGCCTCTACTGTCGATGCAGGGGCCAACGCGGCGGCGGCATCGGCCCAACCGAGCATTGCAGCAGACGCACTGCGCCACACGGTTCGAGCTGGCGAGACTCTAGGTACAATCGCGCGTTCCTACGGGGTGTCGCTTTCCGACATTATCGCAGCGAACGCCCTGTCGAATCCGAATCTTGTCTATGTGGGCTCACAAATCGTGATCCCCGGACGGACAGGCGTCGCGATTTCCACTACAGATCCGGGCGCTCTGGCGACCTATACGGGCGCACAGGCGACCGTTACCGATGGAAAACAGGTTGTCGTGGACCTGAGCGAACAGCGCGTGTACGCGTTCGAAAACGGGAACATGGTCTTCACTGCATTGGCATCGACCGGCCTTCCAGCCACGCCCACCGTGCTTGGCGATTACGCGATCTATGTGCGCCTGGAGTCGCAGACGATGAGCGGACCTGGCTATTACCTGCCAGGCGTGCAGTGGGTCCAGTACTTCTTCGAAGGCTACGGGCTACACGGGACCTATTGGCACAATAACTTTGGTCAACCGATGAGTCACGGCTGCGTTAACCTGACAAATGCCGACGCGCTGTGGCTGTTCAATTGGGCGACAATTGGCACACCGGTACATGTCAAGGCGTAA
- the gyrA gene encoding DNA gyrase subunit A — MDIGQTRQITIEQEMRDAYLDYAMSVIVARALPDARDGLKPVHRRILYAMHDMGVRADSTYKKSARIVGEVLGKYHPHGDGAVYESLVRMAQDFAMRYVLIDGQGNFGSIDGDSAAAMRYTEARMASIGDELLIDIDKDTVEFGDNFDGSLREPLVLPTAIPNLLVNGATGIAVGMSTNIPPHNLGEVVDALIYVIDKWDAYEDISTNDLMKFVKGPDFPTGGLIYHHEDGAEDEDNTLITAYATGRGKITIRAKAHIEDMGRGKQRIIVSELPYQVNKTSLIERIASLVREGRLEGLSDLRDESDRQGLRLVIELQRGVDAADVLSRMYKLTQLQETFGIIMLALINDEPRILSLKQLLKVYVDHRLEIVRRRSVFDLEKARSRAHILLGLLKAIDAIDEVIRTIRKAPDADAARQALMVLLGITEIQAQAILDMQLRRLAALERQRIREEFDEKQRLITYLESLLSSPAQMRGVIATELKDIRSAYGDKRRSVIVDSTAGTGAEAALFLPEEPVLLTVSTSGKIARMQEQAVPRVTAENKEPPRFIIEGVANQVVYVITKKGMCATIPMQQIPETESPAEGTLFSDLCPLNSSDEIAAVLSMPAGLEHGFLIFASEQGLVKRIRLSEMPGLMTKPFIVMNIGEDDKLGWVYATDGRQELILSTREAMSIRFPESEVRPTGLPAGGMKGVKLANERSRVIGADLVRDGAFMLTVSDDAVAKVSALTDYPVQGRAGGGVITMRLPKSSRELVATAVVQLEQTAYLMSNRGKAIKLNLKRVPLVIRGRPGGDIQMSMERKDEQIEAIVTVTPRYVPAEPESEGFIEPRVPVTE, encoded by the coding sequence ATGGATATCGGTCAGACCCGGCAAATTACGATTGAACAGGAAATGCGCGACGCCTACCTCGATTATGCGATGAGCGTAATTGTGGCGCGTGCGCTTCCTGACGCTCGCGACGGCCTCAAACCGGTTCACCGGCGAATCCTCTACGCGATGCATGACATGGGTGTGCGCGCCGACAGCACCTACAAGAAGTCTGCGCGTATCGTGGGGGAAGTCCTCGGTAAGTATCACCCGCATGGTGACGGCGCAGTTTATGAGTCACTGGTACGCATGGCGCAAGATTTCGCCATGCGCTACGTCCTGATCGACGGCCAGGGGAACTTTGGAAGCATTGACGGAGACAGTGCTGCCGCCATGCGTTATACCGAAGCCAGAATGGCCTCAATTGGCGATGAGCTGCTGATCGACATCGATAAAGACACCGTGGAATTCGGGGACAATTTCGACGGCAGCCTCCGCGAACCCCTCGTCCTGCCGACAGCCATCCCCAACCTGTTGGTAAACGGGGCAACGGGTATTGCCGTCGGCATGAGTACCAATATTCCTCCGCACAACCTCGGTGAAGTCGTAGATGCACTGATTTACGTCATCGACAAGTGGGACGCCTACGAAGACATCTCGACTAACGACCTGATGAAGTTCGTAAAAGGCCCTGACTTCCCGACCGGCGGGCTTATCTATCACCACGAAGACGGCGCAGAGGACGAAGATAATACCCTCATAACTGCCTACGCAACCGGACGCGGCAAGATCACGATTCGAGCTAAAGCCCACATCGAGGATATGGGTCGGGGAAAACAGCGCATCATCGTCAGCGAACTGCCCTACCAGGTCAACAAGACCTCGCTGATCGAGCGGATTGCGTCGCTGGTTCGCGAGGGTCGTCTGGAAGGACTCTCCGATCTGCGCGACGAATCTGACCGGCAGGGTCTGCGCCTGGTCATCGAGCTTCAACGCGGCGTGGATGCTGCCGATGTCCTGTCAAGGATGTACAAACTGACCCAACTCCAGGAAACGTTTGGCATCATCATGTTAGCGCTGATCAACGACGAGCCGCGTATCCTGTCCTTGAAACAGCTCTTGAAGGTCTACGTTGACCATCGCCTGGAGATTGTCCGCCGGCGCAGCGTGTTTGACCTGGAAAAAGCCAGGTCGCGTGCACATATCCTGCTCGGACTCCTGAAGGCGATTGATGCGATAGACGAGGTTATCCGCACCATTCGTAAAGCCCCCGATGCCGATGCCGCTCGCCAGGCGTTGATGGTGCTGCTCGGCATCACTGAAATTCAGGCACAGGCAATTCTGGATATGCAGCTCCGTCGACTGGCTGCACTGGAACGCCAGAGAATCCGGGAAGAATTCGACGAAAAACAGCGGCTGATCACCTATCTCGAGTCGCTGCTGTCGAGTCCAGCCCAAATGCGCGGCGTAATTGCGACGGAGCTCAAGGATATTCGCTCGGCTTACGGCGACAAGCGTCGCTCGGTCATCGTCGACAGCACCGCAGGCACTGGCGCTGAGGCAGCGCTGTTTTTGCCGGAGGAACCGGTCCTGCTGACCGTCTCGACGAGCGGAAAGATCGCGCGCATGCAGGAACAGGCCGTTCCTCGCGTCACCGCTGAGAACAAGGAACCTCCACGTTTCATCATAGAAGGCGTGGCGAACCAAGTCGTCTATGTCATCACCAAAAAAGGCATGTGCGCAACGATCCCGATGCAACAGATACCGGAGACCGAATCCCCGGCTGAGGGCACGCTCTTCAGCGACCTTTGCCCGTTGAATTCGTCGGACGAAATCGCTGCAGTTCTGAGTATGCCCGCCGGTCTTGAACATGGTTTTCTGATCTTCGCCAGCGAGCAGGGACTTGTCAAGCGCATCCGTCTTTCAGAAATGCCGGGACTGATGACTAAGCCATTCATCGTTATGAACATCGGTGAAGATGACAAGTTGGGTTGGGTATACGCGACCGATGGACGCCAGGAACTGATTCTCTCGACACGTGAAGCGATGTCTATCCGCTTTCCTGAAAGTGAAGTGCGTCCGACCGGATTGCCAGCAGGGGGCATGAAAGGCGTCAAACTCGCTAACGAGCGTTCACGAGTGATAGGGGCCGACCTCGTCCGGGATGGCGCTTTCATGCTGACTGTGAGTGACGATGCCGTCGCAAAGGTCTCTGCCTTGACGGATTATCCGGTCCAGGGCCGGGCTGGCGGCGGAGTGATCACTATGCGCCTGCCAAAATCCAGCCGGGAACTCGTAGCGACCGCGGTCGTACAGCTCGAACAGACCGCGTATCTGATGAGCAATCGCGGCAAAGCAATTAAGCTCAACCTCAAACGAGTGCCGCTGGTGATTCGCGGAAGGCCCGGCGGCGACATTCAGATGTCGATGGAGCGCAAGGACGAACAAATCGAGGCTATTGTGACCGTTACTCCTCGCTACGTCCCCGCAGAACCAGAGTCGGAAGGGTTTATTGAACCGCGGGTTCCTGTCACCGAGTAA
- a CDS encoding glycosyltransferase family 39 protein, with protein MSHQRNSRLPQPPSQPKGSTRYHWIFVCVLLVAALLRFASFGESPPGLQHDEMFKALEGRRLLETGDFRVFYPTNQGHEGGYVWALAASMALVGVNALAVRLPAFIFGMLSVALVIRFTGRLLNRRAAAFAGGLYAVGFFALFTSRVGLRAGLLPVFVLWLLLSLHSLLKQGRRRDVVGAGFALGLATYTYTSAFALWGGLLGLALLLVFFDRRALRDRGLQIVLAGVLALVVSLPMIVARVTDPEGFNRSSTITRPLIDALAGQPHELLDNAVRLLGMGAFTGDPEARYNLPGRPLFPAGVGLLAYAGLAVAAARIRRQPIYAAVLGIMIVGLVPSLLTVSAPSFLRSIVLLPALTICVAAAVDRLPGRVSIVAGSAILVIVGVSDGRAYFVDWPQQAGVKAIYRDDLEQLADAVSNSDGKWLVSTPDVELDALTFSLYAGADIQRVAFFDGDTTLAFMAGEFLAISGLAPLTTPHSSLVAAQAGDSSSLQGQDGETVYWVSKTAMSVEGQTRLDSSAEQGAYLWADGDFERGDLEMWATSVGYPINFGNQVQLIGVELPNRAIAREYDGVNLQLFMQPLVERFDQPLSVFVHVYRANNGRLHAQRDLMGMPPSQWMQGVTLVQDNFVVMGPSRPGWYIVAMGFYNVDTGVRLPILGVDGASMGDRLLLGRVRVEE; from the coding sequence GTGAGTCACCAACGCAATAGCCGCCTGCCCCAGCCACCCAGCCAGCCCAAAGGCTCGACCCGTTATCACTGGATTTTCGTGTGTGTCTTGCTGGTGGCCGCCCTGCTGAGGTTTGCCTCTTTTGGTGAATCGCCTCCAGGGCTTCAACACGATGAAATGTTCAAGGCGCTCGAAGGTCGAAGACTGCTGGAGACGGGCGACTTTCGGGTGTTCTATCCTACGAACCAGGGGCACGAGGGCGGCTATGTATGGGCTCTCGCCGCGTCAATGGCACTGGTTGGTGTGAATGCCCTCGCAGTCCGGCTGCCGGCGTTCATATTCGGCATGCTTTCAGTCGCGCTGGTCATTCGATTTACCGGACGACTCCTGAACCGGCGCGCGGCAGCTTTTGCAGGGGGGCTGTATGCAGTTGGTTTCTTTGCGCTGTTCACCAGTCGCGTCGGTCTGCGGGCCGGATTGCTGCCTGTATTCGTACTGTGGCTGCTGCTCTCGCTCCACAGCCTGCTGAAGCAGGGCAGGCGTCGTGACGTAGTCGGGGCAGGATTCGCACTCGGTCTAGCGACTTATACCTACACTTCTGCGTTTGCATTGTGGGGCGGACTTCTAGGTCTGGCGCTTTTGCTAGTGTTCTTTGATCGCCGCGCACTTCGCGATCGGGGACTGCAAATCGTCCTGGCCGGTGTTCTGGCTCTGGTTGTTAGCCTGCCCATGATTGTCGCGCGAGTGACCGATCCGGAAGGTTTCAACCGCAGCAGCACTATCACGCGCCCGCTGATTGACGCGCTGGCCGGGCAGCCACACGAACTGCTTGACAATGCCGTTCGCTTGCTCGGGATGGGGGCCTTCACCGGTGATCCCGAGGCGCGCTACAACCTGCCGGGCCGGCCGCTGTTCCCGGCAGGTGTTGGACTGCTGGCCTATGCAGGGCTGGCTGTGGCAGCCGCCCGGATCCGAAGGCAACCTATCTATGCTGCCGTGCTGGGCATAATGATCGTGGGACTTGTGCCGAGTCTGCTGACGGTTTCGGCGCCTTCGTTCCTGCGCAGTATTGTCCTGCTGCCGGCCTTAACGATTTGCGTTGCGGCAGCGGTTGATAGGCTGCCCGGGCGCGTGAGCATCGTCGCAGGCTCTGCGATCTTGGTCATCGTAGGTGTCAGTGATGGGCGCGCATACTTTGTGGATTGGCCCCAGCAGGCGGGCGTAAAGGCAATTTACCGCGACGATCTGGAACAACTTGCAGACGCCGTCAGCAATTCGGACGGCAAGTGGCTTGTCAGCACGCCAGACGTCGAACTGGATGCGCTGACCTTCTCGCTTTATGCAGGCGCCGACATCCAGCGCGTAGCGTTCTTCGACGGCGACACGACTCTCGCCTTCATGGCTGGCGAATTCTTGGCGATTTCAGGGCTGGCGCCGCTGACTACACCCCACTCAAGCCTAGTTGCGGCCCAGGCTGGAGACAGTTCCAGCCTACAGGGGCAGGATGGTGAAACCGTATATTGGGTGTCAAAAACCGCTATGTCAGTGGAAGGTCAAACCCGGCTAGACTCTTCAGCTGAGCAGGGCGCATACCTGTGGGCTGACGGTGATTTCGAGCGTGGCGATCTTGAAATGTGGGCAACAAGTGTAGGTTATCCGATAAATTTCGGGAATCAGGTGCAATTGATTGGCGTCGAATTGCCGAATCGGGCGATTGCGCGCGAATATGACGGCGTGAACCTGCAGCTTTTCATGCAGCCGCTTGTCGAGCGCTTTGACCAGCCCCTGAGCGTATTTGTCCATGTCTATCGTGCCAATAACGGACGGCTGCACGCTCAACGCGACCTGATGGGAATGCCACCCAGCCAGTGGATGCAAGGCGTAACCCTCGTGCAGGACAACTTCGTAGTGATGGGTCCGAGCCGTCCCGGCTGGTACATCGTTGCGATGGGGTTCTACAACGTGGACACCGGCGTGAGGCTGCCGATTCTGGGTGTTGACGGGGCTTCAATGGGCGACCGACTTCTGCTCGGCCGGGTGCGAGTTGAGGAATAA
- a CDS encoding epimerase, producing MRWLVLGGTKFLGRAFVEEALAAGHDVTLFNRGKTGPELFPQVEKLIGDRTNPDDLAKLAGRKWDAVFDPSAYFPRIVQMSAEQLKGSTDFYVYVSSISAYRDHSTPKQDETSPVGTIEDPTIEEISGGSYGPLKALCERAVEQVFPGRALHVRAGLIIGPYDPTDRFTYWPVRIQRGGAFVAPEGDDIYFQFIDARDIAQWVLKMATDKTGGVFNVTGEPTRFGDVVAACLAVTGSSATPVYMDTEFLEAHEVQPWQELTMWIPASNPPYAFMNDTSIAKAVSHGLTCRPLTETVRDLLNWHSTRELTQPPAFGLAPEKEQTVLEAWQSR from the coding sequence ATGCGCTGGTTGGTGCTTGGAGGTACGAAGTTCCTTGGGCGCGCTTTCGTAGAGGAAGCGCTGGCTGCTGGCCACGACGTGACCTTGTTCAACCGCGGCAAGACCGGACCTGAGCTATTTCCCCAGGTCGAAAAGCTGATCGGTGACCGTACCAACCCTGACGACCTGGCTAAACTTGCAGGTCGCAAATGGGATGCCGTGTTCGACCCCAGCGCGTACTTTCCGCGTATCGTGCAGATGAGTGCAGAACAGCTCAAAGGGTCGACGGACTTCTATGTCTATGTGTCAAGCATATCTGCCTATCGGGATCACTCGACGCCAAAACAGGACGAGACATCTCCGGTTGGCACGATCGAAGATCCTACGATTGAGGAAATCTCGGGGGGGAGTTACGGGCCGCTTAAAGCGTTGTGCGAGCGAGCGGTCGAGCAGGTCTTTCCGGGGCGTGCGCTCCACGTACGTGCTGGCCTGATTATCGGTCCATACGATCCGACTGATCGCTTCACGTACTGGCCGGTTCGTATCCAGCGCGGAGGCGCGTTCGTGGCACCGGAAGGCGATGACATTTACTTCCAGTTTATTGATGCCCGGGACATTGCTCAATGGGTGTTGAAAATGGCCACGGATAAAACCGGCGGCGTATTCAATGTCACTGGAGAGCCTACTCGATTTGGCGATGTTGTGGCGGCCTGCCTCGCCGTGACCGGCAGCAGCGCCACGCCCGTCTATATGGATACTGAGTTCCTGGAAGCACATGAAGTTCAGCCCTGGCAGGAACTGACCATGTGGATTCCGGCGTCCAACCCCCCGTACGCATTTATGAACGATACGAGTATCGCCAAGGCCGTGTCTCACGGCCTGACCTGCCGACCGCTTACCGAGACCGTACGGGATCTTCTCAATTGGCACTCGACGCGTGAGTTGACACAGCCGCCTGCCTTTGGGCTGGCGCCTGAAAAGGAGCAGACGGTTCTGGAAGCGTGGCAGTCGCGCTGA